The proteins below are encoded in one region of Mangifera indica cultivar Alphonso unplaced genomic scaffold, CATAS_Mindica_2.1 Un_0004, whole genome shotgun sequence:
- the LOC123205390 gene encoding putative clathrin assembly protein At2g01600, with product MGTLQTWRKAYGALKDSTKVGLAHVNSDYADMDVAIVKATNHVECPPKERHLRKILVATSAIRPRADVAYCIHALARRLAKTRNWTVALKTLIVVHRTLREGDPTFREELLNFQQRGRILQLSNFKDDSSPIAWDCSAWVRTYALFLEERLECFRVLKYDIEAERLPKPAQGEDKGYSRTRDLDSEALLEQLPALQQLLHRLVGCLPEGSALHNYVIQYALALVLKESFKIYCAINDGIINLVDKFFEMPRHEAIKALDIYKRAGQQAGSLSSFYEICRGLELARNFQFPILREPPQSFLTTMEEYIREAPRVVTVPSEPLLLTYRPDEGPSEDANIPSDEPVPQPVDEVAVSSMEVTPPTPSPPPPQNNNDSADLLGLSFAAPDASAIEDSNALALAIVPSELGASTPTFNSQSGQPKDFDPTGWELALVTTPSTDISAANDRKLAGGLDSLTLNSLYDEAAYRAQQPVYGAPAPNPFEVQDPFSMSNTIAPPPSVQMAAMSQPQTNPFGPYQPTFQPHLQPLPQMQPQQHMMMTPSNPFGDTSFGTLPMNPAAHPQTTNPFGTPGLL from the exons ATGGGAACGCTTCAAACTTGGCGAAAGGCCTATGGTGCTCTGAAAGACTCCACCAAAGTCGGTCTCGCTCATGTCAACAGCGACTATGCG GATATGGATGTGGCCATAGTCAAAGCTACCAACCACGTCGAGTGTCCACCCAAAGAGAGACACCTTAGGA AAATCTTGGTTGCCACGTCAGCAATTCGGCCTCGAGCAGATGTTGCTTATTGCATTCATGCGCTTGCTCGTCGATTGGCCAAGACGCGTAATTGGACG GTTGCATTAAAGACACTGATAGTCGTCCATAGAACTTTGAGGGAGGGTGATCCTACTTTCCGAGAAGAGCTGCTGAATTTCCAACAGAGAGGACGCATTCTCCAACTTTCTAATTTCAAAGATGATTCGAGTCCAATTG CCTGGGATTGCTCTGCATGGGTACGTACATATGCACTTTTTTTGGAGGAACGACTTGAATGTTTCAGGGTTCTAAAGTATGACATCGAAGCTGAACGTCTTCCAAAACCTGCCCAAGGGGAGGATAAG GGTTACAGCAGAACCAGAGACTTGGACAGTGAAGCACTGTTGGAACAGTTGCCTGCTTTGCAGCAATTGTTGCATCGTCTTGTTGGTTGCCTG CCAGAAGGTTCAGCACTTCATAATTATGTTATACAGTATGCTCTTGCTCTG GTATTGAAAGAGagctttaaaatttattgtgctATTAATGATGGAATCATCAATCTTGTTGATAAG TTTTTTGAGATGCCAAGACATGAAGCTATCAAAGCCCTTGATATCTACAAACGAGCTGGCCAGCAG GCTGGGAGTCTTTCTAGTTTCTACGAAATTTGCAGAGGATTGGAACTTGCTAGGAATTTCCAGTTTCCTATTCTGAGAGAG cCACCACAGTCTTTTCTCACAACAATGGAAGAGTATATAAGGGAGGCACCCCGGGTGGTTACTGTTCCTAGTGAGCCATTG CTACTAACATACAGACCTGATGAAGGTCCTTCAGAAGATGCAAATATTCCTAGTGATGAACCTGTGCCTCAACCTGTGGATGAAGTCGCTGTCTCTAGTATGGAGGTTACACCTCCTACTCcatctcctcctcctccacagAACAACAATGATTCTGCAGATCTGCTG GGATTGAGCTTTGCCGCACCTGACGCATCAGCAATTGAGGACAGTAATGCCTTGGCTCTGGCCATAGTGCCATCCGAACTTG GTGCTAGTACTCCAACGTTCAATTCACAGTCGGGTCAACCAAAAGATTTCGATCCTACTGGATGGGAGCTTGCCCTGGTCACCACACCAAGTACCGACATATCTGCAGCTAATGACAGAAAATTG GCTGGTGGACTGGACTCCCTGACGCTGAACAGTTTGTACGATGAAGCGGCATATAGAGCGCAACAGCCTGTTTATGGAGCGCCAGCTCCAAATCCATTTGAGGTGCAAGATCCATTTTCCATGTCGAACACAATTGCTCCCCCTCCTTCAGTTCAAATGGCAGCAATGTCTCAGCCACAGACCAATCCCTTTGGACCATATCAACCAACCTTCCAGCCTCATTTGCAGCCATTGCCGCAGATGCAGCCACAGCAACATATGATGATGACCCCATCAAACCCATTCGGTGACACCAGTTTTGGGACACTTCCTATGAATCCTGCAGCTCATCCGCAAACAACCAATCCTTTTGGCACACCAGGTCTTTTGTAA
- the LOC123205368 gene encoding probable NAD(P)H dehydrogenase subunit CRR3, chloroplastic: MYCLSSCHFSTVASLTNNSSSTSPQTENPRNTHSPKPRIPRKNNSYLQKQLQLMEVERAIGAGTFRDNEPRDLKEKQKKVVFYGILPDFSGVFEGAVQKQLRETGEWLSEHAEKPLQSSRKGILMVLIKWILPIWTFSLLVALGAIKLPFMDDLIL; encoded by the exons ATGTATTGCTTATCCTCCTGCCATTTCTCAACTGTTGCTTCTCTCACCAACAACTCTTCTTCTACTTCTCCTCAAACCGAAAATCCTAGAAATACCCATTCACCTAAACCTAGAATTCCCAGAAAAAATAACTCGTATCTGCAGAAACAGCTCCAACTTATGGAGGTTGAAAGAGCCATCGGTGCCGGCACTTTTCGTGACAATGAACCCAG GGACTTAAAGGAGAAGCAGAAAAAGGTAGTGTTTTATGGGATTTTGCCAGATTTTAGTGGTGTATTTGAAGGAGCAGTCCAGAAGCAGCTTCGTGAGACGGGAGAGTGGCTTTCTGAACATGCTGAGAAACCGCTTCAATCCTCCa GAAAAGGAATTCTGATGGTGTTGATTAAATGGATTCTTCCCATATGGACTTTCTCACTCCTGGTGGCTCTGGGAGCCATAAAGCTTCCATTCATGGATGATCTCATTTTGTGA